One genomic segment of Streptomyces sp. TLI_146 includes these proteins:
- a CDS encoding aliphatic sulfonate ABC transporter substrate-binding protein, with amino-acid sequence MSAARPRTTLRTFAAAATLPLLVGALAACSYGSEKKSDDSQNAGAASDAKKLSADTVKIGYFPNLTHATALVGVQEGLFQKELGGTQVKTSTFNAGPSEIEALNAGSIDIGWIGPSPSINGYTKSKGQNLRIIGGSASGGVKLVVNPDKIKSLDEVKGKKIATPQLGNTQDVAFLNWIAEKGWKTDAQSGKGDVSVVRTDNKITPDAYKSGSVDGAWVPEPTASKLVAQGAKVLLDEADLWADKEFVITNIIVSQKFLKAHPDVVEAVLRGSVKTNDWIKANPDKAKASANTALKTLSGKALPANVLDPAWQSIKTTDDPLAATLGIEADHAVKAGLLKKPDLDGIYDLAPLNKVLKALGKPSVADAGFGVK; translated from the coding sequence GTGTCTGCCGCAAGACCACGCACCACCCTGCGCACTTTCGCCGCCGCCGCGACCCTCCCCCTGCTCGTCGGCGCCCTCGCCGCGTGCAGCTACGGCTCCGAGAAGAAGTCCGACGACAGCCAGAACGCCGGGGCCGCCTCCGACGCCAAGAAGCTGTCGGCGGACACCGTGAAGATCGGCTACTTCCCGAACCTCACCCACGCCACCGCGCTGGTCGGCGTCCAGGAGGGCCTGTTCCAGAAGGAACTGGGCGGCACCCAGGTGAAGACCTCCACCTTCAACGCGGGCCCCTCGGAGATCGAGGCGCTGAACGCCGGATCGATCGACATCGGCTGGATCGGCCCGTCCCCGTCGATCAACGGCTACACCAAGTCCAAGGGCCAGAACCTGCGCATCATCGGCGGCTCCGCCTCGGGCGGCGTGAAGCTGGTGGTCAACCCGGACAAGATCAAGTCCCTGGACGAGGTCAAGGGCAAGAAGATCGCCACCCCGCAGCTCGGCAACACCCAGGACGTGGCCTTCCTCAACTGGATCGCGGAGAAGGGCTGGAAGACCGACGCCCAGAGCGGCAAGGGCGACGTCTCCGTGGTCCGCACGGACAACAAGATCACCCCGGACGCCTACAAGTCCGGCTCCGTCGACGGCGCCTGGGTGCCGGAGCCGACCGCGTCCAAGCTGGTCGCGCAGGGCGCGAAGGTGCTCCTGGACGAGGCCGACCTGTGGGCCGACAAGGAGTTCGTGATCACGAACATCATCGTGTCGCAGAAGTTCCTCAAGGCGCACCCCGACGTCGTCGAGGCGGTGCTGCGCGGCTCGGTGAAGACCAACGACTGGATCAAGGCCAACCCGGACAAGGCCAAGGCCTCCGCTAACACCGCGCTGAAGACGCTCAGCGGCAAGGCGCTGCCCGCCAACGTCCTGGACCCGGCCTGGCAGTCGATCAAGACCACCGACGACCCGCTGGCCGCCACCCTCGGCATCGAGGCCGACCACGCCGTCAAGGCCGGTCTGCTGAAGAAGCCCGACCTGGACGGCATCTACGACCTGGCCCCGCTCAACAAGGTCCTCAAGGCCCTGGGCAAGCCCTCGGTCGCCGACGCCGGCTTCGGCGTCAAGTAA
- a CDS encoding glutathione S-transferase C-terminal domain-containing protein: MSAISPTAVPSFRSRIGRDARSGYYAAPQRFRLHLSLSCPSCLEIAVTHTLLGLDGTLPVTLLPSLPDAPDGGYLALRPLYEASSHLYPGLAAAPVLSDNWTGTIVSTHTPDILRDLTWRFGGHGPDLHPRGAEKAIDSVGRLCEQGIAASAQSAGQFDGDPAARATGLAALLRALDALERRLASREHVLGGEPTLADVKVWVTLVQLDTVHRHHLDAAAVHRITEHPRVWAYARRLAAHPAFGSHLDLDGIARRHHAHCRGAEAAGAAVQIVDWMAYVPREQPASARQPS; the protein is encoded by the coding sequence ATGTCCGCCATATCCCCGACCGCCGTGCCGTCCTTCCGGAGCAGGATCGGCCGCGACGCGCGCAGCGGCTACTACGCCGCGCCGCAGCGCTTCCGGCTCCACCTCTCGCTGTCCTGTCCGTCCTGCCTGGAGATCGCCGTTACGCACACCCTGCTCGGCCTCGACGGCACCCTCCCGGTGACGCTGCTGCCTTCCCTGCCGGACGCCCCGGACGGCGGCTACCTGGCGCTGCGTCCGCTGTACGAAGCCAGTTCACACCTGTACCCGGGACTGGCGGCGGCGCCGGTCCTGAGCGACAACTGGACCGGAACGATCGTCAGTACCCATACGCCCGACATCCTGCGGGACCTGACCTGGCGGTTCGGAGGACACGGCCCCGATCTCCACCCCCGCGGTGCCGAGAAGGCCATCGACAGCGTCGGCCGACTCTGCGAGCAGGGCATTGCCGCGTCCGCTCAGAGCGCCGGGCAGTTCGACGGCGACCCGGCGGCACGCGCCACCGGGCTGGCCGCCCTGCTGCGTGCGCTGGACGCGCTGGAGCGGCGGCTCGCCTCGCGGGAGCATGTGCTGGGCGGTGAACCCACCCTGGCGGACGTGAAGGTGTGGGTGACACTGGTGCAGCTGGACACCGTGCACCGCCACCACTTGGACGCGGCGGCGGTGCACCGCATTACGGAGCACCCCCGCGTGTGGGCGTACGCCCGGCGGCTGGCGGCGCACCCCGCCTTCGGTTCGCACCTCGACCTGGACGGCATCGCCCGCAGGCACCACGCTCACTGCCGCGGCGCGGAGGCCGCCGGCGCGGCGGTGCAGATCGTGGACTGGATGGCGTACGTACCACGCGAACAGCCGGCGTCCGCGCGACAGCCCAGCTGA
- a CDS encoding DUF4239 domain-containing protein, producing MPVLGFALLVGAAAAATAAVFVVTRIIPADSRRRHNDVLGFVYAEIGVIYAVVLAMVVVGVWETHSREHANTYTETNALLQISWYARSLPQPDRTTLVHLTESYTSTVIHQEWPLLGQGKDSATAWALFTDLRDFINVRQPETGADQTRYQSALDAVGQLGDARRERVNEAATAGVPALLWAALLVGAVMTVGFVYLFEVGSLRIHAGAVCALALTVGVMLLIVYQFNHPFDGELKIQPTAFELAMHRMEALAARGSG from the coding sequence ATGCCTGTGCTCGGGTTCGCGCTGCTGGTCGGTGCTGCTGCGGCAGCGACCGCAGCGGTCTTCGTGGTGACCCGGATAATCCCTGCCGACTCCCGTAGACGGCACAACGACGTCCTGGGATTCGTGTACGCCGAGATCGGCGTCATCTACGCCGTCGTGCTAGCCATGGTCGTCGTGGGCGTCTGGGAAACGCACTCGCGCGAGCACGCCAATACCTACACCGAAACCAACGCCCTTCTGCAGATCTCCTGGTACGCCCGGTCCCTGCCGCAGCCCGATCGCACCACGCTGGTCCATCTCACCGAGTCCTACACCTCCACCGTCATCCATCAGGAATGGCCCCTGCTCGGCCAGGGCAAGGACAGTGCCACCGCATGGGCGCTCTTCACGGATCTGCGTGACTTCATCAACGTCCGTCAGCCGGAGACGGGCGCCGACCAGACCCGCTACCAGTCCGCCCTGGACGCCGTCGGCCAGCTCGGGGACGCGCGGCGCGAGCGCGTGAACGAGGCCGCCACGGCCGGGGTCCCGGCCCTGCTGTGGGCCGCGCTGCTGGTGGGAGCGGTGATGACGGTGGGGTTCGTCTACCTCTTCGAGGTCGGCAGCCTCCGTATCCACGCCGGCGCGGTCTGCGCGCTGGCCCTCACCGTCGGTGTCATGCTGTTGATCGTCTATCAGTTCAACCACCCCTTCGACGGCGAACTGAAGATCCAGCCCACCGCCTTCGAACTCGCCATGCATCGCATGGAGGCCCTTGCCGCGCGGGGCTCTGGATAG
- a CDS encoding polymorphic toxin-type HINT domain-containing protein: MTGPLPPHNASRGALVVHRTPNSRSCACPFEHELTLATRRGSEHLTATYEHPFWSPSQHAWVKAADLHQGMTLRAVDGSTPTVQENHSFSKSARTYNLTVVDLHTYYVLAGETPVLVHNSGPCKELVLPKVDSFEQARNKALELLGKIDQSTRQPYVGRLESAPTTYGKVIGFTTRVNGEFKRFRMDYDPVKGPHINVEVGKGDTARKRAVPWNGTEEEFAKMLGGNS, encoded by the coding sequence GTGACCGGCCCACTGCCGCCCCACAACGCCAGCCGAGGCGCACTCGTCGTGCACCGCACCCCCAACTCCCGCAGCTGTGCCTGCCCCTTCGAACACGAGCTCACCCTCGCCACCCGCCGTGGCTCTGAACATCTCACGGCAACGTATGAACATCCTTTCTGGTCCCCCTCGCAGCATGCCTGGGTCAAGGCTGCAGACCTCCACCAGGGGATGACCCTGAGGGCCGTCGATGGAAGCACACCTACGGTCCAAGAAAACCACTCTTTCAGTAAGAGTGCCCGAACTTACAACCTGACGGTTGTCGACCTTCACACGTACTATGTGCTAGCGGGAGAAACTCCCGTCTTGGTTCACAATTCAGGGCCATGTAAGGAGCTAGTCCTCCCCAAAGTCGATTCGTTTGAACAGGCCCGCAACAAGGCATTGGAGCTCCTGGGCAAGATCGATCAGTCAACCCGACAGCCCTATGTTGGCCGCCTTGAATCAGCCCCAACAACGTATGGCAAGGTTATCGGGTTCACTACCCGAGTGAACGGAGAGTTCAAGAGGTTCCGTATGGACTATGATCCTGTCAAGGGACCCCACATCAACGTGGAAGTCGGCAAGGGGGACACTGCGCGCAAGCGGGCTGTTCCTTGGAATGGCACGGAAGAGGAGTTCGCAAAGATGCTCGGTGGAAACTCATGA
- a CDS encoding helix-turn-helix domain-containing protein has product MKDTREGSGTPRKPDGPHPGLGNAVRRRRRALDLTLAAVAERSGLSVPFLSQIENERARPSMRSLQHIADGLRTTAVELLAAARTEERAVHVVRAKDDAGLEGDAGVRPLVRGRHQMHALEFTGAQRADREFLHHNDELMYVADGSAEVEAEGRTYRLDRGDTLYLTGGVRHRWRATSPDTRVLLVSVSDDIADH; this is encoded by the coding sequence GTGAAGGACACACGGGAGGGGTCGGGGACACCGAGGAAGCCCGACGGGCCGCATCCCGGGCTCGGCAATGCCGTACGCCGCCGACGCCGGGCGCTCGACCTGACCCTGGCTGCGGTCGCGGAACGCAGCGGCCTGTCGGTGCCGTTCCTCAGCCAGATCGAGAACGAACGCGCCCGGCCGAGCATGCGCTCCCTGCAACACATCGCGGACGGCCTGCGCACCACCGCTGTGGAACTCCTGGCCGCCGCCCGCACCGAGGAGCGCGCCGTCCATGTCGTACGGGCCAAGGACGACGCGGGGCTCGAAGGCGACGCCGGGGTTCGCCCTCTCGTGCGCGGCAGGCACCAGATGCACGCCCTCGAATTCACCGGGGCCCAGCGCGCGGACCGCGAATTCCTGCACCACAACGACGAGTTGATGTACGTCGCGGACGGCAGTGCCGAGGTCGAGGCCGAGGGCCGCACCTACCGGCTCGACCGCGGGGACACCCTCTACCTCACCGGCGGAGTGCGGCACCGCTGGCGCGCGACGAGCCCCGACACCCGAGTCCTCCTGGTCTCCGTCTCGGACGACATCGCGGACCACTGA
- a CDS encoding polymorphic toxin-type HINT domain-containing protein, with protein MQVGKDVLGVGQVEGCLHDYDLDACTELMKDQILRQKLKLLGKVADGLSDIASPCTRCFLPGTKVLLGDRTTKSIEDIQAGDEVLATDPLTGETGRRKVTQLIATEDDKHFNELTLKTHKGLEKITATYEHPFWSPSAHKWLNASALEPGDTLLSADGTTVQVEANRAFNQHARTYTLTIDDLHSFYVLAGTTPVLVHNSECKNPIGTLGVPGQASYSRIKAAMGRAANMKPDQFRVFLRDGELRKAKEKPGLMRLFYGTAVERAIAEDAQVLGDTNVTHMGNSQPGQGVTDFRITVNGKAFDVDITGPSRSSWDDHMRWPYITSGYQVFTYPSPSNEFLAKLFQLGS; from the coding sequence TTGCAGGTAGGAAAGGACGTCCTCGGCGTCGGGCAGGTCGAAGGCTGCCTTCACGACTACGACCTGGACGCCTGCACCGAACTCATGAAGGACCAAATCCTTCGCCAGAAGCTCAAGCTCCTGGGCAAGGTCGCCGATGGCCTGAGCGACATCGCCTCGCCATGCACCCGATGCTTCCTGCCCGGGACCAAGGTCCTCCTGGGCGACCGCACCACCAAGAGCATCGAGGACATCCAGGCAGGCGACGAGGTCCTCGCGACGGACCCGCTCACGGGCGAAACGGGCCGCCGCAAGGTCACTCAGCTGATCGCCACCGAGGACGACAAGCACTTCAACGAGCTGACTCTCAAAACCCACAAGGGCCTTGAGAAGATTACCGCCACCTATGAGCACCCGTTCTGGAGCCCCTCGGCCCATAAGTGGCTCAACGCGAGCGCACTTGAGCCCGGCGACACGCTGCTCAGCGCAGACGGCACCACCGTCCAGGTCGAAGCCAACCGCGCCTTCAACCAGCACGCGCGTACCTACACCCTCACCATCGACGACCTGCACAGCTTCTACGTCCTGGCAGGGACGACCCCGGTCCTCGTACACAACTCTGAGTGCAAGAACCCCATCGGCACACTCGGCGTCCCCGGCCAGGCCAGCTACTCACGCATCAAGGCCGCCATGGGACGCGCGGCCAACATGAAGCCGGATCAATTCCGCGTGTTCCTGAGGGACGGAGAGCTGCGGAAGGCCAAGGAAAAGCCTGGATTGATGCGGCTGTTCTACGGGACTGCCGTGGAGAGGGCCATCGCTGAAGATGCACAGGTCTTGGGTGACACTAACGTCACACACATGGGTAATTCCCAGCCTGGGCAGGGGGTAACGGACTTCCGTATCACCGTGAACGGAAAGGCATTCGACGTGGACATCACCGGACCTAGCCGAAGTTCTTGGGATGATCACATGCGCTGGCCTTACATAACCAGTGGCTACCAGGTATTCACCTACCCGAGCCCGTCGAACGAGTTCCTGGCGAAGCTCTTCCAGTTGGGAAGCTAG
- a CDS encoding transposase yields the protein MTRNVTTCLPKSAQPGATKAIQEIYTAVHRSHAEKAIEAFAKTYGARFPKAVAKTTDDAEELLTFYDSPAEYWIQLRTAHPIESTFSTVKLRAKVTGGACSPAAALTMVFNLVESARARWRAITGAHLVSLVRAGARFENGVLVERSEVGA from the coding sequence CTGACCCGCAACGTCACCACCTGCCTGCCCAAGTCTGCACAGCCCGGGGCAACGAAGGCGATCCAGGAGATCTACACTGCCGTGCACCGCAGCCATGCCGAGAAGGCCATCGAGGCATTCGCAAAGACCTACGGTGCGAGGTTCCCGAAGGCCGTCGCCAAGACCACCGACGACGCAGAGGAACTGCTCACGTTCTACGACTCCCCCGCCGAGTACTGGATCCAGCTGCGGACCGCCCATCCCATCGAGTCGACGTTCTCGACCGTCAAGCTCCGCGCCAAGGTCACCGGCGGCGCGTGCAGCCCGGCGGCCGCGCTCACGATGGTGTTCAATCTGGTCGAGTCCGCTCGGGCGCGATGGCGCGCGATCACAGGTGCCCACCTGGTGTCCCTGGTCCGCGCTGGCGCGCGCTTCGAGAACGGCGTTCTGGTCGAGCGATCCGAGGTAGGGGCATGA
- a CDS encoding barstar family protein, whose product MFTVDGRHIGDEDSFYCAIGEAINGPGGYFGWNLDALDDCLRGGWGATTPFTLHWDSSAQARARLTERIPVGDREIALFDLLLEIFEERGVNVILQ is encoded by the coding sequence GTGTTCACCGTGGACGGCCGGCACATTGGTGACGAAGACAGTTTCTACTGTGCGATCGGTGAGGCCATCAACGGCCCCGGCGGGTACTTCGGCTGGAACCTTGACGCTCTGGACGACTGCCTTCGCGGCGGCTGGGGCGCCACCACCCCCTTCACCCTGCACTGGGATTCCTCGGCCCAGGCCCGGGCACGACTGACAGAACGCATACCCGTCGGCGACCGCGAGATCGCCCTGTTCGACCTGCTCCTGGAAATCTTCGAGGAACGGGGCGTGAACGTCATCCTCCAGTGA
- a CDS encoding helix-turn-helix transcriptional regulator, which yields MNPATGAVSFGFLHGFSPELVKAQLYESYLGADPFSPVDVTRLASPVGLLGGTGRLASGRDTAGHRRARGTLAAHGAGSELRLLLRDARGPWGLLALLRDEGGRPFDRQDAERLARLSPSLISLLRTYATEGEPHPTRPYLPPGVVIVGPDGDVRSITAEGRAWLEEIDPARGLAPSWMPAVSMREIVYAARRHRIDPAAPSPLACSPTTFLGRRIAVHAQPLDADGIGDVALVFQEATGELVLGTFAAWHGLTARERQIVQHLHRGEPPKRIARALDVSVHTVNSHVRAVFRKAGVSGRDELLAALGS from the coding sequence ATGAATCCGGCGACGGGTGCGGTCTCTTTCGGATTCCTGCACGGCTTCAGCCCCGAGCTCGTCAAGGCGCAACTGTACGAGTCCTATCTGGGGGCCGACCCTTTCAGCCCCGTCGATGTCACCCGGCTGGCCTCCCCGGTGGGGCTGCTCGGCGGTACCGGGCGGCTGGCGTCGGGCCGGGACACAGCCGGCCACCGGCGTGCCCGCGGAACACTGGCCGCTCATGGCGCGGGCTCGGAGCTGCGGTTGCTGCTGCGGGACGCGCGCGGGCCGTGGGGCCTGCTTGCCCTGCTGCGCGACGAGGGCGGCAGACCGTTCGACAGGCAGGACGCCGAGCGTCTCGCACGGCTCTCGCCATCGCTGATCAGCCTCTTGCGCACGTACGCCACCGAAGGGGAGCCGCACCCCACGCGGCCGTATCTGCCGCCCGGAGTGGTCATCGTCGGCCCGGACGGCGACGTACGGTCCATCACCGCGGAAGGGCGGGCGTGGCTGGAGGAGATCGACCCCGCGCGCGGGCTGGCGCCGTCGTGGATGCCCGCGGTGTCGATGCGGGAAATCGTGTACGCGGCGCGGCGGCATCGGATCGATCCCGCCGCCCCGAGTCCACTGGCATGCAGCCCGACCACCTTCCTCGGCAGACGGATCGCCGTGCACGCCCAGCCCCTCGACGCGGACGGCATCGGGGATGTGGCCCTGGTCTTCCAAGAGGCGACCGGTGAGCTCGTACTGGGGACGTTCGCGGCATGGCACGGCCTTACTGCCCGCGAGCGGCAGATCGTCCAACACCTGCACCGTGGCGAACCGCCCAAGCGGATCGCTCGTGCCCTGGATGTCTCGGTGCACACCGTCAACTCGCATGTGCGGGCGGTCTTCCGCAAGGCCGGAGTGAGCGGCCGCGACGAGTTGCTCGCCGCGCTGGGATCCTGA
- a CDS encoding acyl-CoA dehydrogenase family protein: protein MTVTVDEATDAHAGQADWLHIAREVADDLAADAVEREQAGKAPLDEVAQLRESGLLTLLAPAEYGGGGADWRTAYAAVRTVAAADGAIGHLLGSHYFLSSSARFFAGPTQAARIERESTARQWCWGGGIASHEPPLILTPAADGYLLDGYQKFAAGVGIADRLVLRATRYGTGEPLAVLVDPTGPGVVSGASGDTFGQRLAAGGAVECDAVPVSANDVLGSLSPDEGVLSPFASLAVPTVRLVSTQYCLGVAEGLLAEVHEHGKAVRSPWQPFSPQPWTGGLPQDPYQLTVYGELAVAARAASALADQAVDALVRGLARGNDLDDEEGAEIAVLASVAEAAASRAAQDVTTRALDVIGVDAASVWYGFDRFWRDARTHTLREPVAHRLREIGDYFLNGVHPPFTLPA from the coding sequence ATGACGGTGACGGTGGACGAAGCGACCGACGCGCACGCCGGGCAGGCCGACTGGCTGCACATAGCCCGTGAGGTGGCGGACGATCTGGCCGCCGACGCGGTCGAGCGCGAACAGGCCGGCAAGGCGCCGCTCGACGAGGTCGCCCAACTGCGCGAGTCGGGACTGCTGACCCTGCTGGCACCGGCCGAGTACGGGGGAGGGGGCGCGGACTGGCGCACGGCCTACGCGGCGGTGAGGACCGTCGCAGCGGCCGACGGGGCCATCGGTCACCTGCTGGGCAGCCACTACTTCCTGTCCTCCAGTGCCCGGTTCTTCGCCGGCCCCACCCAGGCGGCCCGCATCGAGCGGGAGTCGACGGCGAGGCAGTGGTGCTGGGGCGGCGGTATCGCCTCGCACGAACCGCCCCTCATCCTGACCCCCGCGGCGGACGGCTATCTGCTGGACGGCTACCAGAAGTTCGCCGCGGGAGTGGGGATCGCCGACAGGCTGGTGCTCCGAGCCACCAGGTACGGCACCGGTGAGCCGTTGGCCGTCCTCGTCGATCCCACCGGCCCCGGTGTCGTGAGCGGTGCCAGTGGCGACACCTTCGGTCAGCGTCTGGCAGCCGGTGGGGCCGTGGAGTGCGACGCCGTGCCGGTCTCGGCGAACGACGTGCTCGGTTCCCTCTCGCCGGACGAGGGAGTCCTGTCCCCCTTCGCCTCGCTGGCCGTGCCGACCGTGCGTCTGGTCTCCACCCAGTACTGTCTCGGTGTCGCCGAGGGACTGCTGGCCGAGGTCCACGAACACGGAAAGGCCGTGCGCTCCCCCTGGCAGCCCTTCTCGCCCCAACCCTGGACGGGCGGCCTCCCGCAGGATCCGTACCAGCTGACCGTGTACGGCGAGCTCGCCGTCGCCGCACGTGCGGCCTCCGCCCTCGCCGACCAGGCGGTGGACGCCTTGGTGCGCGGCCTGGCGCGGGGCAATGACCTCGACGACGAGGAAGGCGCGGAGATCGCTGTGCTGGCGAGCGTGGCGGAGGCCGCCGCCTCCCGGGCCGCACAGGATGTCACCACCCGCGCCCTGGACGTGATCGGCGTGGACGCCGCCTCCGTGTGGTACGGCTTCGACCGCTTCTGGCGCGACGCCCGGACACACACCCTGCGTGAGCCGGTCGCCCACCGGCTGCGCGAGATCGGGGACTACTTCCTCAACGGCGTGCACCCGCCCTTCACCCTCCCCGCCTGA
- a CDS encoding 3'-5' exonuclease, with the protein MAEEANRWLTIVESPLRLHGNPELTTTVGPVPDPDAVLCRSNAGAIHEVLELLSEGKRVAMVGGGEALEKLARAAGQLKEGRRTNHPELVLFTTWEELHEYVTCDPSGGDLLLLVEIIEDHGVGVVLKAVQRLCPEDEAQVVVSTAHKSKGREWHAVRIAADFAPRDGSKTLSTETDDEDVLPDINLEEARLAYVAVTRARQPLDLGGLSWINRCPSFGKTSAGPVAALISSSPWDRLGPAAMSSPSPWDRLGPHPARP; encoded by the coding sequence TTGGCCGAGGAAGCCAACCGCTGGCTGACGATCGTCGAGTCCCCGCTGCGCCTGCACGGCAACCCGGAACTGACCACCACCGTCGGGCCGGTGCCGGACCCTGACGCCGTCCTGTGCCGCTCCAATGCCGGAGCGATCCACGAAGTCCTCGAATTGCTGTCCGAGGGGAAGCGCGTGGCCATGGTGGGCGGCGGGGAGGCCCTGGAGAAGCTCGCCCGAGCAGCCGGGCAGCTCAAGGAGGGGCGCCGTACTAACCACCCGGAGCTGGTGCTCTTCACCACCTGGGAAGAGCTGCACGAGTACGTCACCTGCGATCCTTCCGGGGGCGACCTGCTGCTCCTGGTCGAAATCATCGAGGACCACGGCGTTGGCGTCGTCCTCAAGGCCGTGCAACGCCTGTGCCCCGAGGACGAGGCACAGGTAGTGGTCTCCACCGCCCACAAGTCCAAGGGCAGAGAGTGGCACGCCGTGCGGATCGCGGCCGACTTCGCGCCCAGGGACGGCAGCAAGACGCTCTCCACAGAGACGGATGACGAGGACGTGCTGCCGGACATCAATCTGGAGGAAGCACGACTGGCCTACGTTGCCGTCACCCGTGCCCGTCAGCCGCTCGACCTGGGCGGGCTGTCCTGGATCAACCGCTGCCCGTCATTCGGCAAGACCAGCGCAGGCCCTGTCGCCGCGTTGATCTCCTCCTCGCCCTGGGACCGGCTGGGCCCCGCTGCGATGAGCTCCCCCTCACCCTGGGACCGGCTGGGCCCCCACCCCGCTAGGCCCTGA
- a CDS encoding Rrf2 family transcriptional regulator has translation MRISARADYAVRAALELAAAGDEVSLKAEAIAAAQGIPHKFLEGILGDLRRGGLVVSQRGGKGGYRLARPAEAIAIADVIRLADGPLVSVRGVRPPELSYCGPAESLLPLWIAVRANVRKILGEVTLAQVAAAKLPDEVLSLAEDPEAWTNP, from the coding sequence ATGCGGATCTCGGCGCGGGCGGATTATGCGGTGCGGGCGGCACTGGAGCTGGCCGCGGCAGGGGACGAGGTCTCACTCAAGGCCGAAGCGATCGCCGCGGCACAGGGCATCCCGCACAAATTCCTGGAGGGCATCCTCGGCGACCTGCGCAGGGGCGGTCTCGTGGTCAGCCAGCGCGGCGGCAAGGGCGGCTACCGGCTCGCCCGCCCGGCGGAGGCGATCGCCATCGCCGATGTCATCCGCCTGGCGGACGGCCCCCTGGTGTCGGTGCGGGGAGTGCGCCCGCCCGAGCTCTCCTACTGCGGTCCTGCGGAGTCGCTGCTCCCGCTGTGGATCGCCGTACGCGCCAACGTACGCAAGATCCTTGGCGAGGTCACTCTGGCCCAGGTGGCCGCGGCCAAGCTGCCCGACGAGGTGTTGAGCCTCGCGGAGGACCCCGAGGCCTGGACGAATCCCTGA